The Hypomesus transpacificus isolate Combined female chromosome 3, fHypTra1, whole genome shotgun sequence genome has a window encoding:
- the si:ch211-266g18.10 gene encoding titin homolog isoform X15 yields the protein MAAAAPQADGHTGETGRVSSPPKAPGFWLLRTLSFSVELLVALAFLLCWIGAGVMMFEIVEYKGVTDIQEIVMDPMKAINEAVDGISNLFNGAQELVPELDPMTAINFATEEITDAKEEFVSYLSDEEGNIYLSYIDPVIIGRGAFEATNDLMCEAGSTIQHTLCTVFDTILDLLKGKYDLSYIDPVVIGRGVFEVINGFMCKVGDAIQDILCSALDTFLDSVKAALQWVGFNPMIIVETVSEWMSSLWAYLWNLLQGVLNVKFSPMTVLTRTVDIIIEQKNILVNYLSHLLMGDQGVIPDITFDPMQVVTDAMVEITDKRNIFLSYLSNMIMDDKGESTPSEIHLIRRKGEFLPPLEKVAELTHTKEKDKISVPSETEEKYDTASMEDVKEAEEEHDKDDEGNKDPGEPLDEAVSDGDYMEAELQEEDADESKNTEHKQKRNVRITYERVRRIGSKAHLKKDQEQPEETDHQVKVEEEKIEGEVVEEEKEAQEQAQPLQKAVEAEDDHPDEGREETKKQEEEKKKTGDLHFKHQVVLEAGGDQEQDMTGIEQDKEGEQAVTEEAVEEKEEEEPANEEVKEEEVEETEDEEAKEEKEEEEPANEEVKEEKEEEETANEEVKEKKEEPANEEVKEEEEEEEEPANEEVKEEEKEEQPVEENKAAIEEVVENEELKKEKKEEEPAKEEVMEEEEEKVEVKKEKDKEKEEEKHKLVNEEDDHVVLTTEKFDVVDIMTGIASEEEEEEKETTPPVTDDEDYSDIIDDDENNNNSESKKTEPKRKRNVHIPYERIRRIGSRAHLKLDEEVPKVEDYQGKDTKDDKVLRESTERRAKQEVEDVLKDLRAAQVRKLERVQRRKENEEKKEKPVKLERKSEKEKEEELSEDKIGEAKNSVKKAEKLQLKDELLKKSAEEIKAVNETGPLRRRFAHQTKMTAIEPKMTVKELKDVKAYKTESDKKEVKSETEAIKADEEVKPEKKVFGKKVVKAEKDVEAKVTSEKIEAHKKESKADNKEVKPEKEAIKTEEEVKPEVKVFGKKVVKAEKEVEAKVTSEKIEAHKKETKADKKEVKPEKEAKAEEEVKPEVKVFGKKVVKAEKEVEAKVTSEKKEAHKKEIEADKKEVKPEKEVIKTDKGVKPEKKVVDKKEVKAEKEVEAKVASEKIEAHKKETKADKKEVKPEKEAIKTEEEVKPEVKVFGKKVVKAEKEVEAKVTSEKKEAHKKETKADKKEVKSEKEAKAEEEVKPEVKAFGKKVVKAEKEVEAKVTTDKIEAHKKETKTDKKEVKPEKEAKAEEEVKPEVKVFGKKVVKAKKEVEAKVTSEKIEAHKKESKADKKEVKPEKEAIKTEEEVKPEVKVFGKKVVKAEKEVEAKVTSEKIEAHKKETKADKKEVKPEKEAIKTDKEVKAEKKVFGKKGVKAEKEVEAKVTTDKIEAHKKETKTDKKEVKPEKEAKAEEEVKPEVKVFGKKVVKAKKEVEAKVTSEKIEAHKKESKADKKEVKPEKEAIKTEEEVKPEVKVFGKKVVKAEKEVEAKVTSEKIEAHKKETKADKKEVKPEKEAKAEEEVKPEVKVFGKKVVKAEKEVEDKVTSEKMEAHKKETKADKKEVKPEKEVIKTDKGVKPEKKVVDKKEVKAEKEVEAKVASEKKEAHKKETKADKKEVKPEKEAIKTEEEVKPEVKVFGKKVVKAEKEVEAKVTSEKIEAHKKETKADKKEVKPEKEAKAEEEVKPEVKVFGKKVVKAEKEVEDKVTSEKKEAHKKEIEADKKEVKPEKEVIKTDKGVKPEKKVVDKKVLKAEKDVEAKVISEKKEAHKKEIKADKKEVKSEKEAKAEEVKPEVKVFGKKVVKAEKEVEAKVTSEKKEAHKKEIEADKKEVKSEKEAIKTDKEVKPEIKLMGKNLVKAEKEVEAKVKLEKIETHKKQTKADKKEVKPEKEAIKIDKEVKPEKKVVDKKEVKAEKDVEAMVTSEKIKAQQKETKADKKEVKPKKEAIKTDKEVKPEKKVVDKKEVKAEKEVEAKVTSEKKEAHKKETKADKKEVKPEKEAIKTDKEVKAEKKVFGKKGVKAEKEVEALKESKPIKAVKPKVAAEKIEVHKKEIKADKKDMKPEKGSVKAEKKDVKAEREGKAIKEEVKAKINEEDQGEVKVKKEVMAALQPEKKEGDKREVKADKKPVKAEKDVMPKKKQADQKEVKVEMKEVRAEKEGKVPKESKANIKPTLKKADLDVKETEAELQKEKAKKAGPSIKEIAASKEKTKTVVEKKEQEGTHKNASLTKERLKVVPMKKDLEVTKERPKPTTVKTEAVTSKEKSRSAPSIKEAGVSHRNVSLTKERVKVVAREAEAPKQKTKPAAPGKETLLKEKTKTSSSKKEADTPKEKAKPVIPTKVLEVPKKKVKTAPVKKEPEALKEKAVKEEQDVAKEKAKPAPAKKEPDAPKAKTKQESVKKESETLRREEKEKAKPAIKKDTPKTKTRSKTRLPMKKEAEFSHRNISLTKERVKVVALKKEQETPKEKVTSATAKKEPEATKDKAKPTALKKGVYAEPTAKKEKAKSVSVKKDPEATKVVKSAPAEKGTFSHLADIKPKERVVPPVLRKADVSRQKVKSVAPKKETEAQKDKSKSAATQKEPVTMKELKAANIKKGDSKENVKPTPTVKERDVPEKAKTNTVKKADPVESDNLSTEDEMPYFQCFFVDEDDVQYPFYPFSPLQM from the exons ATGGCGGCAGCTGCTCCTCAAG CCGACGGGCACACTGGAGAAACGGGGCGTGTGTCGTCTCCTCCGAAGGCCCCGGGCTTCTGGCTGTTGCGGACGCTGAGCTTCTCTGTGGAGTTGCTGGTGGCCCTGGCTTTCCTCCTCTGCTGGATCGGGGCAGGCGTCATGATGTTCGAAATTGTGGAATACAAAGGGGTTACTG ATATTCAAGAAATTGTCATGGATCCCATGAAAGCTATAAATGAGGCTGTAGATGGCATATCCAACTTGTTCAATGGAGCGCAAG AACTTGTTCCTGAACTGGACCCCATGACTGCTATTAACTTTGCAACTGAGGAAATAACCGATGCGAAAGAAGAATTTGTGAGCTACCTTTCTGATGAAGAAG gaaacatttatttaagctACATTGACCCAGTGATCATAGGCAGAGGTGCCTTCGAGGCTACCAATGACCTCATGTGTGAAGCTGGGAGCACCATACAACACACGCTTTGTACTGTATTTGATACGATCCTGGATCTTCTAAAAG gAAAATACGACTTGAGCTACATTGACCCTGTAGTCATAGGCCGAGGTGTCTTTGAGGTTATCAATGGCTTCATGTGTAAAGTGGGGGACGCCATACAAGACATTCTTTGTAGTGCTTTGGACACTTTCTTGGATAGTGTGAAAG CTGCTCTTCAATGGGTGGGCTTTAACCCCATGATAATCGTGGAGACTGTCTCTGAATGGATGAGCTCACTTTGGGCATACTTATGGAACCTACTGCAAG GCGTCTTAAATGTGAAGTTCAGTCCCATGACGGTTCTCACTAGAACAGTGGACATAATCATTGAGCAGAAGAACATTCTTGTGAACTACCTCTCCCACTTGCTAATGGGAGACCAAG GGGTCATTCCAGACATAACCTTTGACCCGATGCAAGTGGTCACAGATGCCATGGTGGAGATCACAGACAAGAGGAACATATTTCTATCTTATCTGTCAAACATGATCATGGATGACAAAG GTGAATCTACACCATCTGAGATACATCTTATTAGGAGGAAAG GAGAGTTTTTACCGCCTTTGGAAAAAG TTGCAGAACTGACGCACACCAAAGAAAAGGACAAGATCAGTGTTCCTTCAGAAACGGAGGAGAAATACGACACGGCATCCATGGAGGATGtgaaagaggcagaggaggagcatg ATAAAGATGATGAAGGAAATAAAGATCCTGGAGAACCACTGGATGAAGCAGTCTCTGATGGAGACTACATGGAGGCGGAGTTGCAGGAAGAAGATGCCGACGAAAGCAAGAACACGGAACATAAGCAGAAGAGGAATGTCCGCATAACCTACGAGAGGGTACGAAGAATAGGATCAAAGGCCCACTTGAAAAAGGATCAAGAGCAACCAGAAGAGACAGATCATCAAGTCAaggtagaggaagagaagatagaaggagaggtggtggaagaagagaaggaagcaCAGGAGCAGGCCCAACCCTTACAAAAGGCTGTTGAGGCAGAAGATGACCATCCGGatgaaggaagagaagaaacgaagaaacaggaggaggagaaaaagaagactGGTGATCTTCATTTCAAACACCAGGTGGTATTAGAAGCAGGTGGTGACCAGGAACAGGACATGACAGGCATTGAACAAGATAAGGAAGGAGAGCAGGCTGTCACAGAAGAGGCagtagaggagaaggaggaggaggaaccagCAAATGAAgaggtgaaagaggaggaggtagaggaaacaGAAGATGAAGAGGcgaaagaggagaaggaggaggaggaaccagCAAATGAAGAGGtaaaagaggagaaggaggaggaagaaacagCAAATGAAGAGGTgaaagagaagaaggaggaacCCGCAAATGAAgaggtgaaagaggaggaggaggaggaggaggaacccgCAAATGAAgaggtgaaagaggaggagaaggaagaacaGCCAGTGGAGGAAAACAAGGCTGCCATAGAAGAAGTGGTAGAGAAtgaggagctgaagaaggagaagaaagaagaagagcCTGCTAAAGAAGAAgtaatggaggaggaggaggaaaaggtggaggtgaagaaagagaaggataaggagaaagaggaagagaaacataAGCTAGTAAATGAAGAGGATGATCATGTCGTCCTGACAACTGAAAAGTTTGATGTTGTTGACATCATGACTGGCATTGCatctgaagaggaagaggaagaaaaggaaaCAACACCTCCTGTTACTGATGATGAAGATTACTCTGACATCATTGATGAtgatgaaaacaacaacaacagcgaAAGCAAGAAAACAGAACCCAAACGGAAGAGGAATGTCCACATTCCTTATGAGCGAATAAGGAGAATCGGATCAAGGGCCCATCTCAAACTTGATGAAGAGGTGCCCAAAGTGGAAGATTACCAAGGCAAAGACACAAAGGATGACAAAG TTCTCAGGGAATCAACAGAAAGACGAGCAAAACAGGAGGTAGAGGACGTTCTTAAAG ATCTCAGGGCTGCACAGGTCAGAAAATTGGAGAGAGTGCAAAGGAGGAAAGAGaatgaagagaaaaaagagaagccTGTGAAACTCGAGAGAAAGtctgagaaagagaaggaggaagagcttTCTGAGGACAAGATTGGAGAGGCTAAGAACAGTGTGAAAAAGGCAGAAAAGCTACAGCTTAAAG ATGAACTTCTGAAGAAGTCTGCTGAAGAAATAAAAGCAGTGAACGAGACAGGGCCTCTGAGGAGGAGATTTGCTCACCAGACTAAAATGACAG CCATTGAACCCAAGATGACAGTCAAGGAGTTGAAGGATGTGAAGGCCTACAAAACAGAGTCTGACAAGAAAGAGGTAAAGTCCGAGACGGAAGCCATCAAGGCTGATGAGGAGGTGAAGCCAGAGAAAAAGGTGTTTGGCAAAAAAGTGGTAAAGGCTGAAAAGGACGTTGAGGCCAAGGTGACATCAGAAAAAATAGAGGCTCACAAAAAAGAGAGCAAGGCTGACAACAAAGAGGTGAAGCCCGAGAAAGAAGCCAtcaagactgaggaggaggtgaagccaGAGGTAAAAGTGTTTGGCAAAAAAGTGGTAAAGGCCGAAAAGGAGGTTGAGGCCAAGGTGACATCAGAGAAAATAGAGGCTCACAAAAAAGAGACCAAGGCTGACAAGAAAGAGGTGAAGCCCGAAAAGGAAGccaaggctgaggaggaggtgaagccaGAGGTAAAAGTGTTTGGTAAAAAAGTGGTTAAGGCCGAAAAGGAGGTTGAGGCCAAGGTGACATCAGAGAAAAAAGAGGCTCACAAAAAAGAGATTGAGGCTGACAAAAAAGAGGTGAAGCCCGAGAAGGAAGTCATCAAGACTGACAAGGGGGTgaagccagagaaaaaagtggTTGACAAAAAAGAGGTAAAGGCCGAAAAGGAGGTTGAAGCCAAGGTGGCATCAGAAAAAATAGAGGCTCACAAAAAAGAGACCAAGGCTGATAAGAAAGAGGTGAAGCCCGAAAAAGAAGCCAtcaagactgaggaggaggtgaagccaGAGGTAAAAGTGTTTGGCAAAAAAGTGGTAAAGGCCGAAAAGGAGGTTGAGGCCAAGGTGACATCAGAGAAAAAAGAGGCTCACAAAAAAGAGACCAAGGCTGACAAGAAAGAGGTGAAGTCCGAGAAGGAAGccaaggctgaggaggaggtgaagccaGAGGTAAAAGCGTTTGGCAAAAAAGTGGTAAAGGCCGAAAAGGAGGTTGAGGCCAAGGTGACAACAGATAAAATAGAGGCTCACAAAAAAGAGACCAAGACTGACAAGAAAGAGGTGAAGCCCGAGAAGGAAGccaaggctgaggaggaggtgaagccaGAGGTAAAAGTGTTTGGCAAAAAAGTGGTAAAGGCCAAAAAGGAGGTTGAGGCCAAGGTGACATCAGAGAAAATAGAGGCTCACAAAAAAGAGAGCAAGGCTGACAAAAAAGAGGTGAAGCCCGAGAAAGAAGCCAtcaagactgaggaggaggtgaagccaGAGGTAAAAGTGTTTGGCAAAAAAGTGGTAAAGGCCGAAAAGGAGGTTGAGGCCAAGGTGACATCAGAGAAAATAGAGGCTCACAAAAAAGAGACCAAGGCTGACAAGAAAGAGGTGAAGCCCGAGAAGGAAGCCATCAAGACTGATAAGGAGGTGAAGGCAGAGAAAAAGGTGTTTGGCAAAAAAGGGGTAAAGGCCGAAAAGGAGGTTGAGGCCAAGGTGACAACAGATAAAATAGAGGCTCACAAAAAAGAGACCAAGACTGACAAGAAAGAGGTGAAGCCCGAGAAGGAAGccaaggctgaggaggaggtgaagccaGAGGTAAAAGTGTTTGGCAAAAAAGTGGTAAAGGCCAAAAAGGAGGTTGAGGCCAAGGTGACATCAGAGAAAATAGAGGCTCACAAAAAAGAGAGCAAGGCTGACAAGAAAGAGGTGAAGCCCGAGAAAGAAGCCAtcaagactgaggaggaggtgaagccaGAGGTAAAAGTGTTTGGCAAAAAAGTGGTAAAGGCCGAAAAGGAGGTTGAGGCCAAGGTGACATCAGAGAAAATAGAGGCTCACAAAAAAGAGACCAAGGCTGACAAGAAAGAGGTGAAGCCCGAGAAGGAAGccaaggctgaggaggaggtgaagccaGAGGTCAAAGTGTTTGGTAAAAAAGTGGTAAAGGCCGAAAAGGAGGTTGAGGACAAGGTGACATCAGAGAAAATGGAGGCTCACAAAAAAGAGACCAAGGCTGACAAGAAAGAGGTGAAGCCCGAGAAGGAAGTCATCAAGACTGACAAGGGGGTgaagccagagaaaaaagtggTTGACAAAAAAGAGGTAAAGGCCGAAAAGGAGGTTGAGGCCAAGGTGGCATCAGAGAAAAAAGAGGCTCACAAAAAAGAGACCAAGGCTGATAAGAAAGAGGTGAAGCCCGAGAAAGAAGCCAtcaagactgaggaggaggtgaagccaGAGGTAAAAGTGTTTGGCAAAAAAGTGGTAAAGGCCGAAAAGGAGGTTGAGGCCAAGGTGACATCAGAGAAAATAGAGGCTCACAAAAAAGAGACCAAGGCTGACAAGAAAGAGGTGAAGCCCGAGAAGGAAGccaaggctgaggaggaggtgaagccaGAGGTAAAAGTGTTTGGTAAAAAAGTGGTAAAGGCCGAAAAGGAGGTTGAGGACAAGGTGACATCAGAGAAAAAAGAGGCTCACAAAAAAGAGATTGAGGCTGACAAAAAAGAGGTGAAGCCCGAGAAGGAAGTCATCAAGACTGACAAGGGGGTgaagccagagaaaaaagtggTTGACAAAAAAGTGCTAAAGGCCGAAAAGGATGTTGAGGCCAAGGTGATATCAGAGAAAAAAGAGGCTCACAAAAAAGAGATCAAGGCTGACAAGAAAGAGGTGAAGTCCGAGAAGGAAGCCAAGGCTGAGGAGGTGAAGCCAGAGGTAAAAGTGTTTGGCAAAAAAGTGGTAAAGGCCGAAAAGGAGGTTGAGGCCAAGGTGACATCAGAGAAAAAAGAGGCTCACAAAAAAGAGATTGAGGCTGACAAAAAAGAGGTAAAGTCTGAGAAAGAAGCCATCAAGACTGACAAGGAGGTTAAGCCAGAGATAAAATTGATGGGCAAAAATTTGGTAAAGGCCGAAAAGGAGGTTGAGGCCAAAGTGAAATTAGAGAAAATAGAGACTCACAAAAAACAGACCAAGGCTGACAAGAAAGAGGTGAAGCCCGAGAAGGAAGCCATCAAGATTGATAAGGAGGTgaagccagagaaaaaagtggTTGACAAAAAAGAGGTAAAGGCCGAAAAGGACGTTGAGGCCATGGTGACATCAGAGAAAATAAAGGCTCAACAAAAAGAGACCAAGGCTGACAAAAAAGAGGTGAAGCCCAAGAAGGAAGCCATCAAGACTGATAAGGAGGTGAAGCCAGAGAAAAAGGTGGTTGACAAAAAAGAGGTAAAGGCCGAAAAGGAGGTTGAGGCCAAGGTGACATCAGAGAAAAAAGAGGCTCACAAAAAAGAGACCAAGGCTGACAAGAAAGAGGTGAAGCCCGAGAAGGAAGCCATCAAGACTGATAAGGAGGTGAAGGCAGAGAAAAAGGTGTTTGGCAAAAAAGGGGTAAAGGCCGAAAAGGAGGTTGAGGCTCTCAAGGAGTCAAAACCCATAAAGGCAGTTAAGCCCAAAGTGGCAGCAGAGAAAATTGAGGTTCACAAAAAGGAGATCAAGGCTGACAAGAAAGACATGAAGCCTGAAAAGGGGTCGGTTAAGGCTGAGAAGAAGGAcgtgaaagcagagagagaggggaaggcaaTCAAGGAGGAGGTGAAAGCCAAGATAAATGAGGAAGACCAAGGAGAAGTAAAGGTGAAGAAGGAGGTTATGGCTGCACTGCagccagagaaaaaagagggTGACAAAAGAGAGGTGAAGGCCGACAAGAAGCCGGTGAAGGCTGAAAAGGATGTGATGCCCAAGAAAAAACAAGCTGACCAAAAAGAGGTGAAGGTTGAGATGAAGGAGGTGAGGGCTGAGAAGGAGGGTAAAGTCCCAAAAGAGTCGAAGGCCAACATAAAGCCTACTTTGAAAAAGGCTGATCTTGATGTCAAAGAAACAG AAGCAGAACTTCAAAAAGAGAAGGCCAAGAAGGCAGGTCCTTCTATAAAAg AGATTGCTGCTTCTAAAGAGAAGACCAAGACAGTTGTTGAAAAGAAAG AGCAAGAGGGCACCCACAAGAATGCTTCTCTTACCAAGGAGAGGCTGAAAGTAGTGCCAATGAAGAAAG ATCTTGAAGTTACTAAAGAGAGGCCAAAACCAACTACAGTGAAGACAG AAGCTGTCACATCAAAGGAAAAATCAAGATCGGCCCCATCAATCAAAG AGGCTGGAGTTTCCCACCGAAATGTGTCCCTTACAAAGGAGAGGGTGAAGGTTGTGGCCCGAGAAG CAGAAGCTCCTAAACAGAAGACCAAGCCTGCAGCTCCTGGGAAAG AAACTCTtctgaaagaaaaaacaaagacaTCCTCTTCAAAGAAAG AAGCAGACACTCCTAAAGAAAAAGCCAAGCCAGTGATCCCAACTAAAG TTCTAGAGGTTCCCAAGAAGAAGGTAAAAACAGCACCTGTTAAGAAAG AGCCTGAGGCCTTGAAAGAAAAGGCTGTGAAGGAAG AGCAAGATGTTGCAAAAGAAAAGGCCAAACCAGCTCCTGCAAAGAAAG AGCCTGATGCACCAAAGGCCAAGACCAAGcaagaatcagtgaaaaaag AGTCTGAAACTctaagaagagaagagaaagagaaagccaAACCAGCTATTAAGAAAG ATACACCTAAAACAAAGACCAGATCAAAGACCAGACTTCCTATGAAGAAAG AGGCTGAATTTTCTCACAGAAATATCTCACTTACCAAGGAGAGGGTTAAGGTTGTGGCTTTGAAGAAAG AACAAGAGACTCCCAAGGAGAAAGTCACATCAGCAACTGCAAAGAAAG agcCGGAGGCTACTAAAGACAAAGCTAAACCGACTGCTCTGAAGAAAG GTGTTTATGCAGAGCCCACCGCTAAAAAGGAAAAGGCAAAATCTGTGTCTGTGAAGAAAG ATCCTGAGGCTACAAAAGTGGTCAAGTCAGCACCTGCAGAGAaaggtacatttagtcatttagcag ATATAAAGCCTAAAGAGAGGGTCGTACCACCTGTTTTGAGGAAAG CAGATGTCTCCAGACAAAAGGTCAAATCAGTAGCCCCTAAGAAAG AAACCGAGGCTCAGAAAGACAAGTCCAAATCAGCTGCAACCCAGAAAG AACCTGTGACAATGAAGGAACTCAAAGCAGCAAACATTAAGAAAG GGGACTCAAAAGAGAATGTCAAACCAACACCTACTGTGAAAG AACGTGATGTTCCGGAGAAGGCCAAAACAAACACAGTGAAGAAAG CTGATCCTGTAGAATCAGACAACTTATCAACAGAAG ATGAGATGCCTTACTTCCAGTGCTTCTTTGTGGATGAGGACGACGTGCAGTATCCCTTCTACCCCTTCTCACCGCTCCAGATGTGA